In Metopolophium dirhodum isolate CAU chromosome 7, ASM1992520v1, whole genome shotgun sequence, one genomic interval encodes:
- the LOC132949668 gene encoding single-stranded DNA-binding protein 3-like — protein sequence MYSKGKGSSVPSDAQARERLALYVYEYLLHTGASKAAQTFLSEIRWDKNITLGEPPGFLSSWWCVFWDLYCAAPERRDNCEHSSEAKTFHDYGFVNPTNYNPGGVNGIGHNTGPSPGPMGPMPPNDSIPPGPGMPPSFFNNSNMRPSPTHPVSQSSPHPPPNAPHNQMMNQPFMGPRYPGGPRPGVRMPPHMPNDFNSPNQPMMNNMDIMRPGPPVMNPRMNLSRGGYGPPMRGMPPGNVMGPGPGPGMHPGMGMGPVGRPQWTPGNPNHPMGYTSSSPGNYPQGPPGPGTPLMASPQDSNSGGENMYTMMKSVPGGSMPGEFSMGNPDSAGPLGPMGPNSMGPVMNGDGIEGIKRSPPDGPSTPRDDSGSGMGDYNLGGYGGPVDNDQNESAAILKIKESMQEEAKRFEKDSDHPEYYIP from the coding sequence ATGTACTCGAAAGGCAAGGGGTCGTCGGTGCCGTCGGACGCACAAGCCAGAGAAAGGTTAGCGCTTTATGTTTACGAATACCTATTGCACACAGGCGCCTCCAAAGCGGCGCAAACGTTCCTCAGCGAGATTCGCTGGGACAAAAACATCACTCTAGGTGAGCCACCCGGGTTCCTCAGCTCTTGGTGGTGCGTATTTTGGGATCTGTACTGCGCTGCGCCCGAACGCCGCGACAACTGCGAACATTCCAGCGAAGCCAAAACATTCCACGACTATGGTTTCGTTAATCCAACCAATTACAACCCCGGTGGCGTAAATGGCATTGGACATAACACTGGACCGTCCCCTGGGCCGATGGGCCCAATGCCACCAAACGATTCAATCCCTCCTGGACCCGGAATGCCGCCAAGTTTTTTCAACAACTCAAACATGAGACCGTCACCCACTCATCCTGTATCACAATCAAGCCCTCATCCGCCACCCAATGCTCCCCACAATCAAATGATGAACCAGCCTTTTATGGGCCCTAGGTATCCTGGTGGACCTCGGCCCGGTGTAAGAATGCCACCTCATATGCCTAATGATTTTAATAGCCCAAACCAACCCATGATGAATAATATGGATATTATGCGTCCTGGACCGCCAGTAATGAATCCTAGAATGAATCTATCGCGGGGTGGCTATGGTCCTCCAATGCGGGGAATGCCTCCTGGTAATGTTATGGGCCCCGGCCCCGGCCCTGGAATGCATCCTGGTATGGGCATGGGTCCAGTTGGTCGACCTCAATGGACACCGGGTAATCCAAATCATCCAATGGGTTATACATCTTCATCACCTGGAAATTACCCTCAAGGCCCCCCCGGTCCTGGTACACCATTGATGGCGAGTCCTCAAGATTCAAACTCTGGTGGTGAAAATATGTACACAATGATGAAATCTGTACCTGGCGGTAGTATGCCAGGTGAATTTTCGATGGGAAATCCTGACTCTGCGGGACCATTAGGTCCAATGGGACCAAATTCAATGGGCCCTGTAATGAATGGTGATGGTATTGAAGGTATAAAACGATCTCCACCTGACGGGCCGAGCACACCAAGAGATGATAGTGGTAGTGGTATGGGTGATTATAACCTAGGAGGATATGGTGGACCTGTGGACAACGATCAAAATGAATCTGCggcaatattgaaaattaaagaaAGTATGCAGGAAGAAGCAAAAAGGTTTGAAAAAGATTCTGACCACCCAGAGTATTACATACCATAA